In Salinibaculum sp. SYNS191, the genomic window GAACGCCGGCAAGCCACTGGACATGAACATCGAGGAGGGCGACGAGGTGGTGTTCGTGACAGACACCTCGATGGACCCACAGATGTGGCAAGTCGTCCTCAAGGCGGCCCGCTCTCGGGGCATCGACCCGACGGTGACGATGCGCTCGGAGTTGGAACACAGCCACGAAGAACCGCCCGAGCCGATTCAGCAGGCGATGATGGAAGCCGACGTTATCGTCTTCCTCACCGAGAAGACGATGGTTCACTCCCACGCCGCAATCGAGGCGATGAAAGGGGGAACCAAGGGCGTCGCACTCGAAGAGATTACGCCCGAGATTATCACGGGCAGTGCGGCCTCGGCGGACTACGAAGCGATTCTCGAACACTCACGGAGCGTCCGCGAGGTGTTCACCGAAGGCGAGCGGCTTACGATTACCACGCCGCTCGGGATGGACCTCGAAGCGGAAATCGGGGGCCGACCCGGCTTCTCCGCTGTCGGGAAAGTCGAGAAACAGCCCGGTGACATCGAAATCTACGCGGCGAGTTTCCCGGACGGCGAAGTGGCTGTCGCACCCATCGAGGAGACGGTCAACGGCACCATCATCTGGGACACGACGATGAACGACATCAACCGCATCGACGAACCCATCGAGGTGGATGTCGAGGAGGGCTACGTCACGGAGATACGCGGCGGCGCGGAGGCCGACCAGCTCCGCCGGATTCTCGAAAACGCCGACCGCGACTCGTGGGGTATCGGTGAAATCGCCGTCGGACTCAACCCCGACGTGGAACTCCAGGGGTCGATTCGCGTCGACAAGAAGGCGCTTGGCTATCTCCACATCGCGCTGGGCGAGAACACCGACGTCGGCGGGAAACTCGACGCCGATATCCACTTCGACGGCGTCATCGGCAACGCGACGATGAAAATCGACGATACGCT contains:
- a CDS encoding aminopeptidase, which translates into the protein MTLLEAEMIENAGKPLDMNIEEGDEVVFVTDTSMDPQMWQVVLKAARSRGIDPTVTMRSELEHSHEEPPEPIQQAMMEADVIVFLTEKTMVHSHAAIEAMKGGTKGVALEEITPEIITGSAASADYEAILEHSRSVREVFTEGERLTITTPLGMDLEAEIGGRPGFSAVGKVEKQPGDIEIYAASFPDGEVAVAPIEETVNGTIIWDTTMNDINRIDEPIEVDVEEGYVTEIRGGAEADQLRRILENADRDSWGIGEIAVGLNPDVELQGSIRVDKKALGYLHIALGENTDVGGKLDADIHFDGVIGNATMKIDDTLITKDGEMQI